The proteins below are encoded in one region of Paenacidovorax monticola:
- a CDS encoding DUF937 domain-containing protein, whose translation MNSSTSLADELMAQLQGAPLQQMAEQLGASSSETENAVSAALPMLLGSLGHNAAQPQGAADLFGALQRDHGGAGLDLGGLLGSLLGGAGAGAGSAAPDGAAILGHIFGGNQQRAEEGLGQATGLGGFNAGQLLQMLAPLVMSFLAQRVNAGGMDAGGLGQVLGQERTRAQEQGGLGGGLLGSLLDRDGDGQVGLSELIQLGGSLLGGRR comes from the coding sequence ATGAACTCCAGCACCTCCCTTGCCGACGAACTGATGGCGCAGCTGCAGGGCGCTCCCCTGCAGCAGATGGCCGAGCAGCTCGGCGCGAGCTCCTCCGAAACCGAGAACGCGGTGAGCGCCGCCCTGCCCATGCTGCTGGGCTCCCTGGGCCACAACGCCGCCCAGCCGCAGGGTGCGGCGGACCTCTTTGGCGCCCTGCAGCGCGACCATGGCGGCGCAGGCCTGGACCTGGGCGGCCTGCTGGGATCGCTGCTGGGCGGTGCCGGTGCGGGGGCTGGCAGCGCAGCGCCGGATGGTGCGGCCATCCTGGGCCACATCTTCGGCGGCAACCAGCAGCGCGCGGAAGAAGGACTGGGCCAGGCCACGGGCCTGGGCGGCTTCAACGCGGGCCAGTTGCTGCAGATGCTGGCGCCCCTGGTCATGTCGTTCCTGGCGCAGCGCGTGAACGCTGGGGGCATGGATGCGGGCGGCCTGGGCCAGGTGCTGGGGCAGGAGCGCACCCGTGCCCAGGAGCAGGGCGGCCTGGGCGGCGGCCTGCTGGGCAGCCTGCTAGACCGGGACGGCGACGGCCAGGTCGGCCTGTCGGAACTCATCCAGCTCGGCGGCAGCCTGCTGGGAGGGCGGCGCTGA
- a CDS encoding nitrate reductase, which translates to MAETRSTCPYCGVGCGVVIQTEGTRIISVRGDPDHPANFGRLCTKGSTLHLTAAEPLARQTRLLHPALRPARGAAPALLGWDAALEHAAGRFADTIARHGPDAVGFYVSGQLLTEDYYVFNKLAKGLVGTNNIDTNSRLCMSSAVAGYKATLGADAPPACYDDVRQAGCLFFAGSNAAWAHPVLFRRIEEARAANPAMKVIVADPRRTDTAGIADLFLPLQPGSDVMLFHGLLHIMLWEGWTDTGYIERHTSGFAELKALVREATPERVAEVCGLRAQDLFQAAQWFATGGSNDPQRRAATLSLYCQGLNQSSNGTAKNAALINLHLATGQIGRPGAGPFSLTGQPNAMGGREVGGLANLLSAHRDLANPAHRAEVAALWGVESVPERPGKTAVEMFQAAADGEIKALWIACTNPAQSMPDQALVRRALERAEFVVVQEAFATTATVPYADLLLPATTWGEKIGTVTNSERRISRVRPAVPPPGEARHDWQIAVQFAHRLEARLRPGRASLFHYATHDAAAGAEAIWNEHRESTRGRDLDITGLSWALLDAQGPQQWPCPADPASGGKVDGNATALLPAGRRDLGKARLYEDGVFPTPDGRARFSALPWRPVAEPRESRYPFSLTTGRLRDQWHGMSRTGQLGRLFGHVAEPSLQMHPQDMERRQLQAGDLVHVTSKRGSIVVPIQPDGTLALSQVFMAMHWGGEYLGGRSSTGERLAGVNALTTSAYCPSSKQPELKHAAVKVLKAELPWTLLAMAWLPEDRALATREALAALMQEFPFASCVPFGNAVPLEDAAHARHGVLLRAAAHEAPDAALLQRIEALLGLDGTDTLRYADRRRQHHRALRLARGAASATVEALLLAGDTRAGGWLSALLQDELPAQDYGRLLLVPSAQAPLALQPRGRQVCTCFNVEEDAITAALATCHGTEDARLARLQGQLRCGTNCGSCIPELKRLVRHTGPLARAAEQAA; encoded by the coding sequence ATGGCTGAAACCCGATCCACCTGTCCCTACTGCGGCGTAGGTTGCGGCGTAGTCATCCAGACCGAGGGCACGCGCATCATCAGCGTGCGCGGCGACCCCGACCACCCGGCCAACTTCGGGCGCCTGTGCACCAAGGGCAGCACGCTGCACCTCACGGCCGCCGAGCCGCTCGCGCGGCAGACGCGGCTGCTGCACCCTGCCCTGCGCCCCGCGCGCGGTGCGGCGCCCGCCCTCCTGGGCTGGGACGCGGCGCTGGAACACGCGGCCGGGCGCTTCGCCGACACCATCGCGCGCCACGGCCCCGACGCCGTGGGCTTCTACGTGAGCGGCCAGCTGCTCACCGAGGACTACTACGTCTTCAACAAGCTCGCCAAGGGCCTGGTGGGCACCAACAACATCGACACCAACTCGCGCCTGTGCATGAGCAGCGCGGTGGCCGGCTACAAGGCCACGCTGGGCGCCGATGCGCCGCCCGCCTGCTACGACGACGTGCGCCAAGCGGGCTGCCTGTTCTTCGCGGGCAGCAACGCGGCCTGGGCGCACCCCGTGCTGTTCCGCCGCATCGAGGAAGCCCGGGCCGCCAACCCGGCCATGAAGGTCATCGTGGCCGACCCGCGCCGCACCGACACGGCCGGCATCGCCGACCTGTTCCTGCCGCTGCAGCCCGGCAGCGACGTGATGCTGTTCCACGGCCTGCTGCACATCATGCTGTGGGAGGGCTGGACCGACACCGGCTACATCGAGCGCCACACCAGCGGCTTCGCCGAACTCAAGGCCCTGGTGCGCGAGGCCACACCCGAGCGCGTGGCCGAGGTCTGCGGCCTGCGTGCGCAAGACCTCTTCCAGGCCGCGCAGTGGTTCGCCACGGGCGGGTCGAACGACCCGCAGCGCCGCGCTGCCACGCTGAGCCTGTACTGCCAGGGCCTGAACCAGAGCAGCAACGGCACGGCCAAGAACGCCGCGCTCATCAACCTGCACCTGGCCACGGGCCAGATCGGCAGGCCCGGCGCGGGGCCGTTCTCGCTCACGGGCCAGCCCAACGCCATGGGCGGGCGCGAAGTGGGCGGCCTGGCCAACCTGCTGAGCGCCCACCGCGACCTCGCCAACCCCGCGCACCGCGCCGAGGTGGCCGCGCTCTGGGGCGTGGAGTCGGTGCCCGAGCGGCCGGGCAAGACGGCCGTGGAGATGTTCCAGGCCGCGGCCGATGGCGAGATCAAGGCCCTGTGGATCGCCTGCACCAACCCCGCGCAGAGCATGCCCGACCAGGCCCTGGTGCGCCGCGCGCTCGAGCGCGCCGAGTTCGTCGTGGTGCAGGAGGCTTTCGCCACCACGGCCACGGTGCCATACGCCGACCTGCTGCTGCCCGCCACCACCTGGGGCGAGAAGATCGGCACCGTGACCAACAGCGAGCGCCGCATCTCGCGCGTGCGCCCCGCCGTGCCGCCGCCCGGCGAGGCGCGGCACGACTGGCAGATCGCCGTGCAGTTCGCGCACCGGCTCGAAGCCCGGCTGCGCCCGGGCCGCGCCAGCCTCTTCCACTACGCCACCCACGACGCGGCAGCGGGCGCCGAGGCGATCTGGAACGAGCACCGCGAGAGCACGCGCGGGCGCGACCTCGACATCACGGGCCTCTCGTGGGCCCTGCTCGACGCGCAAGGCCCCCAGCAGTGGCCGTGTCCTGCGGACCCGGCCAGCGGCGGCAAGGTGGACGGCAACGCGACCGCGTTGTTGCCGGCCGGAAGGCGCGACCTGGGCAAGGCACGGCTGTACGAAGACGGCGTGTTCCCCACGCCCGACGGGCGCGCGCGCTTTTCCGCCCTGCCCTGGCGCCCCGTGGCCGAGCCGCGCGAATCGCGCTACCCCTTCAGCCTGACCACGGGCCGCCTGCGCGACCAGTGGCACGGCATGAGCCGCACGGGGCAACTGGGCCGGCTGTTCGGCCACGTGGCGGAGCCCAGCCTGCAGATGCACCCGCAGGACATGGAGCGGCGCCAGCTGCAGGCCGGCGACCTCGTGCACGTCACGAGCAAGCGCGGCTCCATCGTGGTGCCCATCCAGCCCGACGGGACGCTGGCACTCTCGCAGGTCTTCATGGCCATGCACTGGGGCGGCGAGTACCTGGGCGGCCGCTCGTCCACGGGCGAGCGCCTCGCGGGCGTGAACGCGCTCACCACCTCGGCCTACTGCCCCAGCTCCAAGCAGCCCGAACTCAAGCACGCGGCCGTGAAGGTGCTCAAGGCCGAACTGCCCTGGACCCTGCTCGCCATGGCCTGGCTGCCCGAGGACCGCGCGCTGGCCACGCGCGAGGCCCTGGCCGCGCTCATGCAGGAGTTTCCGTTCGCAAGCTGCGTGCCCTTCGGCAACGCCGTGCCGCTGGAGGACGCGGCGCACGCGCGCCATGGCGTACTGCTGCGCGCCGCCGCGCACGAAGCGCCCGACGCCGCGCTCCTGCAGCGCATCGAGGCCCTGCTGGGCCTAGACGGCACCGACACGCTGCGCTATGCCGACCGCCGCCGCCAACACCACCGCGCGCTGCGCCTGGCGCGCGGCGCCGCGTCGGCCACTGTGGAGGCCCTGTTGCTCGCAGGCGACACGCGCGCGGGCGGCTGGCTCTCGGCCCTGCTGCAGGACGAGCTGCCCGCGCAGGACTACGGACGCCTGCTGCTCGTGCCCAGCGCCCAGGCGCCCTTGGCACTCCAACCACGCGGCCGTCAGGTGTGCACCTGCTTCAATGTGGAGGAGGACGCCATCACTGCTGCGCTCGCCACCTGCCACGGCACCGAGGATGCGCGCCTCGCTCGGTTGCAGGGCCAGCTGCGCTGCGGCACCAACTGCGGCTCGTGCATCCCTGAGCTGAAGCGCCTCGTGCGCCACACGGGGCCGCTCGCGCGGGCGGCCGAGCAAGCCGCCTGA
- a CDS encoding type IV pili methyl-accepting chemotaxis transducer N-terminal domain-containing protein — protein sequence MAGAALWRPQPARAEVIDLNDAINQAGRQRMLSQRMAKAWLALAQGVEAANARQVLDRSVALFERQLGDLRAYAPNAELRTTYAQLEAAWAGYRAALLAPPAPAAAPALLQADARVLALAHQGTVQYESAQARPVGHLVNLAGRQRMLSQRMAKFYLAAALPEGGATAQAEIAQARGEFLQAMQTLRGAPQATQRIQDELQIADGQWVFFEAALRRIQPGGTPGAKPLSDVFVASENLLSVMDRVTGLYAALKA from the coding sequence GTGGCGGGCGCCGCGCTCTGGCGCCCGCAGCCCGCGCGGGCCGAGGTCATCGACCTCAACGACGCCATCAACCAGGCCGGCCGCCAGCGCATGCTGAGCCAACGCATGGCCAAGGCCTGGCTGGCGCTCGCGCAGGGCGTGGAGGCCGCGAACGCGCGCCAGGTGCTCGACAGGTCCGTCGCGCTGTTCGAGCGCCAGCTCGGCGACCTGCGGGCCTACGCCCCAAACGCCGAGCTGCGCACCACCTACGCACAGCTCGAGGCGGCTTGGGCCGGCTACCGCGCCGCCCTGCTCGCGCCCCCCGCGCCCGCCGCCGCCCCCGCACTGCTGCAGGCCGACGCGCGCGTGCTCGCGCTGGCCCACCAGGGCACGGTGCAGTACGAGTCCGCCCAGGCCCGGCCCGTGGGCCATCTCGTCAACCTGGCCGGGCGCCAGCGCATGCTGAGCCAGCGCATGGCCAAGTTCTACCTGGCCGCGGCCCTGCCCGAGGGCGGCGCCACGGCCCAGGCCGAGATCGCGCAGGCGCGCGGCGAGTTCCTGCAGGCCATGCAGACGCTGCGCGGAGCCCCGCAGGCCACGCAGCGCATCCAGGACGAGCTGCAGATCGCCGACGGCCAGTGGGTGTTCTTCGAGGCCGCGCTGCGCCGCATCCAGCCCGGCGGCACGCCAGGCGCCAAACCGCTGTCGGACGTGTTCGTCGCCAGCGAGAACCTGCTGAGCGTGATGGACCGCGTGACCGGCCTGTACGCCGCACTCAAGGCCTGA
- the nirB gene encoding nitrite reductase large subunit NirB, which translates to MKKSRLVMVGNGMAGVRTLEELLKIAPDLYDITVFGAEPHPNYNRILLSPVLAGEQTIDEIILNDWSWYTDNGIALHAGCTVHDVDRVRRVVHATNAAGEPVSAEYDRLILATGSNPFILPIPGKDLEGVLAYRDIADTQAMIDAAATYQHAVVIGGGLLGLEAANGLMKRGMQVSVVHVGDWLMERQLDDVAGKMLQKSLAERGMRFLMKAQTQELVGDAEDGKSGRVAAVRFQDGTEVPAQLVVMAVGIRPNTQLAEKMRLHVNRGIVVSDTLQTTTDARIYAVGECAAHRGIAYGLVAPLFEQGKVLANHLAEFGIGRYQGSLTSTKLKVTGIDLFSAGDFQGGDGTEEIVMSDPFGGVYKKLVLKDDRLVGACLYGDTVDGSWYFKLLRDGRAVGDIRDKLMFGESNIGDAGHQGHSKAAAMQDSDEVCGCNGVTKGAICKAIKDKGLFTLDEVRKHTKASASCGSCTGLVEQIIMFTAGGDYSATPKTRALCGCTDHGHQAVRDAIREHRLLTTDSVFRFMEWRTPNGCATCRPAVNYYLISTWPKEAKDDPQSRFINERSHANIQKDGTYSVIPRMWGGETTADELRRIADAVDKYKIPTVKVTGGQRIDLLGVKKEDLQAVWRDIGMPSGHAYAKALRTVKTCVGSEWCRMGTQDSTQLGKDLERAMWRMYAPHKVKFAVSGCPRNCAESGIKDVGIIGVDSGWEMHIAGNGGIKTEVAHFFTKLRTAEEVLEYTGAFMQLYRLEGWYLERTVHFVNRVGLDYVKRRILDDAAGRQALWEQLQFALDGEPDPWFEFDKAAVDQRQFTPVIPIVPVPADAAA; encoded by the coding sequence ATGAAAAAATCCAGACTGGTGATGGTGGGCAACGGCATGGCCGGCGTGCGCACGCTCGAGGAGCTGCTCAAGATCGCTCCCGATCTCTACGACATCACGGTGTTCGGCGCCGAGCCGCACCCCAACTACAACCGCATCCTGCTGTCGCCCGTGCTGGCGGGCGAACAGACGATCGACGAGATCATCCTCAACGACTGGTCCTGGTACACGGACAACGGCATCGCGCTGCACGCGGGCTGCACCGTGCACGACGTGGACCGCGTGCGCCGCGTGGTCCATGCCACCAATGCGGCGGGCGAGCCCGTCAGCGCCGAGTACGACCGGCTGATCCTCGCCACGGGCTCCAACCCCTTCATCCTGCCCATCCCCGGCAAGGACCTGGAGGGCGTGCTCGCCTACCGCGACATCGCCGACACCCAGGCCATGATCGACGCGGCCGCCACCTACCAGCATGCCGTGGTGATCGGCGGGGGCCTGCTGGGGCTGGAGGCTGCCAACGGCCTCATGAAGCGCGGCATGCAGGTGAGCGTGGTGCACGTGGGCGACTGGCTCATGGAGCGCCAGCTCGACGACGTGGCGGGCAAGATGCTGCAGAAGTCGCTGGCCGAGCGCGGCATGCGGTTCCTCATGAAGGCGCAGACGCAGGAACTGGTGGGCGACGCCGAAGACGGCAAGAGCGGCCGCGTGGCCGCCGTGCGGTTCCAGGACGGCACCGAGGTGCCCGCGCAGCTCGTGGTGATGGCCGTGGGCATCCGCCCCAACACGCAGCTCGCCGAGAAGATGCGCCTGCACGTGAACCGCGGCATCGTGGTGAGCGACACGCTGCAGACCACCACCGACGCGCGCATCTACGCCGTGGGCGAATGCGCCGCGCACCGGGGCATCGCCTACGGGCTGGTGGCGCCGCTGTTCGAGCAGGGCAAGGTCCTGGCCAACCACCTGGCCGAGTTCGGCATCGGCCGCTACCAGGGCTCGCTCACGTCCACCAAGCTCAAGGTCACGGGCATCGACCTGTTCTCGGCGGGCGACTTCCAGGGCGGCGATGGCACGGAGGAGATCGTGATGAGCGACCCCTTCGGCGGCGTGTACAAGAAGCTCGTGCTCAAGGACGACAGGCTCGTGGGCGCCTGCCTCTATGGCGACACGGTGGACGGCAGCTGGTACTTCAAGCTGCTGCGCGACGGCCGCGCCGTCGGCGACATCCGCGACAAGCTCATGTTCGGCGAGAGCAACATCGGCGACGCGGGCCACCAGGGCCACAGCAAGGCCGCGGCCATGCAGGACAGCGACGAGGTCTGCGGCTGCAACGGCGTGACCAAGGGCGCGATCTGCAAGGCCATCAAGGACAAGGGCCTGTTCACGCTCGACGAGGTGCGCAAGCACACCAAGGCCAGCGCGAGCTGCGGCTCGTGCACGGGCCTGGTGGAGCAGATCATCATGTTCACGGCCGGCGGGGACTACTCGGCCACGCCCAAGACCCGTGCCCTGTGCGGCTGCACCGACCACGGCCACCAGGCGGTGCGCGACGCCATCCGCGAGCACCGGCTGCTCACCACCGACAGCGTCTTCCGCTTCATGGAATGGCGCACGCCCAACGGCTGCGCCACCTGCCGACCGGCCGTCAACTACTACCTCATCAGCACCTGGCCCAAGGAGGCCAAGGACGACCCGCAGAGCCGCTTCATCAACGAGCGCAGCCACGCCAACATCCAGAAGGACGGCACCTACAGCGTGATCCCGCGCATGTGGGGCGGCGAGACCACGGCCGACGAGCTGCGCCGCATCGCCGACGCGGTGGACAAGTACAAGATCCCCACCGTCAAGGTCACGGGCGGCCAGCGCATCGACCTGCTGGGCGTGAAGAAGGAAGACCTGCAGGCCGTCTGGCGCGACATCGGCATGCCCAGCGGCCACGCCTACGCCAAGGCCCTGCGCACCGTGAAGACCTGCGTCGGGTCGGAGTGGTGCCGCATGGGCACGCAGGACAGCACGCAGCTCGGCAAGGACCTGGAGCGCGCCATGTGGCGCATGTACGCGCCGCACAAGGTCAAGTTCGCCGTCAGCGGCTGCCCGCGCAACTGCGCCGAGAGCGGCATCAAGGACGTGGGCATCATCGGCGTGGACAGCGGCTGGGAAATGCACATCGCGGGCAACGGCGGCATCAAGACCGAGGTGGCGCATTTCTTCACCAAGCTCAGGACCGCCGAGGAAGTGCTGGAGTACACGGGCGCCTTCATGCAGCTGTACCGCCTGGAGGGCTGGTACCTGGAGCGCACCGTGCACTTCGTGAACCGCGTGGGCCTGGACTACGTGAAGCGGCGCATCCTCGACGACGCCGCGGGCCGCCAGGCGCTGTGGGAGCAGCTGCAGTTCGCGCTCGACGGCGAGCCCGACCCCTGGTTCGAGTTCGACAAGGCCGCCGTGGACCAGCGCCAGTTCACCCCCGTGATCCCCATCGTCCCCGTGCCCGCGGACGCTGCGGCCTGA
- a CDS encoding CBS domain-containing protein, giving the protein MTAVADILKSKASSAVHSIAPTDSVLDALKRMADKGIGALLVMENGTIVGIVTERDYARKIALLGRTSAATLVRDVMTSDVLFVRPSQTSEECMALMTENRLRHLPVVDEDSRVIGLISIGDLVKDIISEQKFIIEQLEHYITGQRA; this is encoded by the coding sequence ATGACCGCTGTCGCAGACATCCTCAAGTCCAAGGCCAGCAGCGCGGTGCACAGCATCGCGCCGACCGATTCGGTGCTCGATGCGCTCAAGCGCATGGCCGACAAGGGCATCGGCGCCCTGCTCGTGATGGAGAACGGGACGATCGTGGGCATCGTCACAGAGCGCGACTATGCCCGCAAGATCGCCCTGCTGGGCCGTACGTCGGCGGCCACGCTGGTCCGCGACGTGATGACCTCGGACGTGCTGTTCGTGCGCCCGAGCCAGACCAGCGAGGAGTGCATGGCGCTCATGACCGAGAACCGCCTGCGCCACCTGCCCGTGGTGGATGAGGACAGCCGGGTGATCGGGCTCATTTCCATCGGGGATCTGGTCAAGGACATCATCTCCGAGCAGAAATTCATCATCGAGCAGCTCGAGCACTACATCACGGGGCAGCGCGCCTGA
- a CDS encoding CmpA/NrtA family ABC transporter substrate-binding protein codes for MVPAPPWHPPAPATGVQGAQRRDFLRQAGALAGGAALYASLGHHGVWAAGSDKPEKEEVKIGFIPLTDCASVVMASVLGFDKKYGVKIVPSKEASWAGVRDKLVNGELDFSHVLYGLVYGVHLGVGGPKKDMAVLMGLNHNGQAITLSKALADKGAVDGPSLAALMAKEKREYTFAGTFPTGTHAMWMHYWLAAAGINPLSGAKLITVPPPQMVANMRVGNMDGFCVGEPWNHRAIMDGIGITANTTQEIWKDHPEKVLGTTAEFVKKHPNTTRAVMMAVIEAGQWIDASLSNKMKMAETIAGKAYVNTGVDAINQRILGRYQNGRGKTWDDPHHMKFFNDGAVNFPYLSDGMWFLTQHKRWGLLKEHPNYLAVAQQVNQVELYKSVASAMKVSVPKDALRTSKLIDGVVWDGKDPAKYADGFQIKA; via the coding sequence ATCGTCCCAGCCCCCCCGTGGCACCCCCCTGCCCCCGCCACGGGTGTCCAGGGCGCCCAGCGGCGCGACTTCCTGCGCCAGGCCGGCGCCCTCGCGGGCGGCGCGGCCCTCTACGCCAGCCTGGGCCACCACGGCGTCTGGGCCGCGGGCTCGGACAAGCCCGAGAAGGAAGAGGTCAAGATCGGCTTCATCCCGCTCACCGACTGCGCGAGCGTGGTGATGGCCTCGGTGCTGGGGTTCGACAAGAAGTACGGCGTGAAGATCGTGCCCAGCAAGGAGGCCAGCTGGGCCGGGGTGCGCGACAAGCTCGTGAACGGCGAGCTTGACTTCTCGCACGTGCTCTACGGCCTGGTCTACGGCGTGCACCTGGGCGTGGGCGGTCCCAAGAAGGACATGGCCGTGCTCATGGGGCTGAACCACAACGGCCAGGCCATCACGCTGTCCAAGGCGCTGGCCGACAAGGGCGCGGTGGACGGCCCCTCGCTCGCCGCGCTGATGGCCAAGGAGAAGCGCGAGTACACCTTCGCGGGCACCTTCCCCACCGGCACGCACGCCATGTGGATGCACTACTGGCTGGCCGCCGCGGGCATCAACCCGCTGTCGGGCGCCAAGCTCATCACCGTGCCGCCGCCGCAGATGGTGGCCAACATGCGCGTGGGCAACATGGATGGCTTCTGCGTGGGCGAGCCCTGGAACCACCGCGCCATCATGGACGGCATCGGCATCACGGCCAACACCACGCAGGAGATCTGGAAGGACCACCCCGAGAAGGTGCTGGGCACCACGGCCGAATTCGTCAAGAAGCACCCCAACACCACGCGCGCCGTGATGATGGCCGTGATCGAGGCCGGCCAGTGGATCGACGCGAGCCTGTCCAACAAGATGAAGATGGCCGAGACCATTGCCGGCAAGGCCTATGTGAACACGGGCGTGGACGCGATCAACCAGCGCATCCTGGGCCGCTACCAGAACGGCCGCGGCAAGACCTGGGACGACCCCCACCACATGAAGTTCTTCAACGACGGCGCGGTGAACTTCCCCTACCTCTCCGACGGCATGTGGTTCCTCACCCAGCACAAGCGCTGGGGCCTGCTCAAGGAACACCCCAACTACCTGGCCGTGGCGCAGCAGGTCAACCAGGTCGAACTCTACAAATCGGTGGCGAGCGCGATGAAGGTCAGTGTGCCCAAGGACGCGCTGCGCACCAGCAAGCTCATCGACGGCGTGGTGTGGGACGGCAAGGACCCCGCCAAGTACGCCGACGGCTTCCAGATCAAGGCCTGA
- a CDS encoding ABC transporter ATP-binding protein → MNASLSTKFIEIQGVAQTFKTAKGLFPALRDIDLTIAKGEFVALIGHSGCGKSTLLNLIAGLTTPTAGALICANREIRGPGPERAVVFQNHSLLPWLTCEGNVHLAVERVFGRTESKARLKERTAAALALVGLAHAAHKRPGEISGGMKQRVGIARALSMEPQVLLMDEPFGALDALTRAKLQDELLEIVARTQSTVVMVTHDVDEAVLLSDKIVMMTNGPAATIGEVLSVDIARPRHRVALAEDPRYLHARKAVIDFLYTRQAHVEKAA, encoded by the coding sequence ATGAACGCATCGCTGTCCACCAAGTTCATCGAGATCCAGGGCGTCGCCCAGACCTTCAAGACCGCCAAGGGGCTGTTCCCCGCGCTGCGGGACATCGACCTCACCATCGCCAAGGGCGAATTCGTGGCGCTGATCGGCCACTCGGGCTGCGGCAAGAGCACGCTGCTCAACCTCATCGCGGGCCTGACCACGCCCACGGCCGGCGCGCTGATCTGCGCCAACCGCGAGATCAGGGGCCCCGGCCCCGAGCGCGCCGTGGTCTTCCAGAACCACTCCCTGCTGCCCTGGCTCACCTGCGAAGGCAATGTGCACCTGGCCGTGGAGCGGGTATTCGGCAGGACAGAGAGCAAGGCCCGGCTCAAGGAGCGCACGGCAGCGGCCCTGGCCCTGGTGGGCCTGGCACACGCGGCGCACAAGCGCCCCGGGGAGATCTCGGGCGGCATGAAACAGCGCGTGGGCATCGCGCGCGCGCTGTCGATGGAGCCCCAGGTGCTGCTCATGGACGAGCCCTTCGGCGCCCTGGACGCGCTCACGCGCGCCAAGCTGCAGGACGAGCTGCTGGAGATCGTGGCGCGCACGCAGAGCACCGTGGTCATGGTCACGCACGACGTGGACGAGGCGGTGCTGCTGTCCGACAAGATCGTGATGATGACCAACGGCCCCGCCGCCACCATCGGCGAGGTGCTGAGCGTGGACATTGCGCGCCCGCGCCACCGCGTGGCGCTGGCCGAGGACCCGCGCTACCTGCACGCGCGCAAGGCCGTGATCGACTTCCTCTACACGCGCCAGGCGCATGTCGAGAAGGCCGCCTGA
- the ybiB gene encoding DNA-binding protein YbiB, translating into MGISQYIKEIGRGARGAKAIGREQAADLMGQVLDGRVTDLEIGAFCIAMRIKGETTEEMCGFLDAVHARVARFPASDRPVVVLPSYNGARRLPVLTPLLALLLAREGLPVLLHGMRTEARRILASDVLEALGIPALQAPEKIANGQVAHIATERLHAGLARLLAVREVVGLRNPGHSAVKLLAPCEGPAVLVTSYTHPEYTDMLHGTCAARRMSVLLSRGLEGEVAADPRRQPRYDGFVAGVHQLLDEQQAGTAAEVPGLPTEIDVQTTARYTRAVLAGELPVPAALARQVEHILRLVDQTTTETNP; encoded by the coding sequence ATGGGCATCAGCCAGTACATCAAGGAAATCGGCCGCGGCGCGCGCGGAGCCAAGGCCATCGGCCGCGAACAGGCCGCCGACCTGATGGGCCAGGTGCTCGACGGGCGCGTGACCGACCTCGAGATCGGCGCCTTCTGCATCGCCATGCGCATCAAGGGCGAGACCACCGAGGAGATGTGCGGCTTTCTCGACGCGGTGCATGCGCGCGTGGCGCGCTTTCCCGCCAGCGACCGGCCCGTCGTGGTGCTGCCCAGCTACAACGGCGCACGCCGGCTGCCCGTGCTCACCCCGCTGCTGGCCCTGCTGCTGGCGCGCGAGGGCCTGCCCGTGCTGCTGCACGGCATGCGCACCGAGGCGCGCCGCATCCTGGCATCGGACGTGCTGGAAGCGCTGGGTATTCCAGCGCTGCAGGCGCCTGAAAAAATAGCAAACGGCCAGGTGGCGCACATTGCCACCGAGCGCCTGCACGCGGGCCTGGCGCGCCTGCTGGCCGTGCGCGAGGTGGTGGGCCTGCGCAACCCCGGGCACAGCGCCGTGAAGCTGCTCGCGCCCTGCGAAGGCCCCGCCGTGCTGGTCACGAGCTACACCCACCCCGAATACACCGACATGCTGCACGGCACCTGCGCCGCGCGGCGCATGAGCGTCCTGCTCTCGCGCGGACTCGAGGGCGAGGTGGCGGCCGACCCGCGCCGCCAGCCACGCTACGACGGCTTCGTGGCGGGCGTGCACCAGCTGCTCGATGAGCAGCAGGCGGGCACCGCCGCCGAAGTGCCCGGCCTGCCCACCGAGATCGACGTGCAGACCACCGCGCGCTACACGCGCGCCGTGCTCGCGGGCGAGCTGCCCGTGCCCGCGGCGCTCGCGCGCCAGGTGGAACACATCTTGCGTCTGGTGGATCAGACCACCACGGAGACAAACCCATGA
- the nirD gene encoding nitrite reductase small subunit NirD has product MTQWTPICRTDEIPVLGARRVARERGLDVAVFRNDADQVFALLDRCPHKGGPLSQGIVFGTSVACPLHNWTIGLCDGQAAAPDEGCAPRFAVKVEAGVVYLDAAELAGHATDLARPIAGPARRCVPAPAG; this is encoded by the coding sequence ATGACCCAATGGACCCCCATCTGCCGCACCGACGAGATCCCCGTGCTCGGCGCGCGCCGCGTGGCGCGCGAGCGCGGCCTGGACGTGGCCGTGTTCCGCAACGACGCGGACCAGGTCTTCGCGCTGCTCGACCGCTGCCCGCACAAGGGCGGCCCGCTGTCGCAGGGCATCGTGTTCGGCACCAGCGTGGCCTGCCCGCTGCACAACTGGACCATCGGCCTGTGCGACGGCCAAGCCGCCGCCCCCGACGAGGGCTGCGCGCCGCGCTTTGCCGTGAAGGTCGAGGCCGGCGTGGTCTACCTCGACGCAGCCGAGCTCGCAGGCCACGCGACCGACCTCGCACGCCCCATCGCGGGGCCGGCGCGCCGCTGCGTGCCAGCCCCGGCTGGGTGA